A stretch of Candidatus Binatia bacterium DNA encodes these proteins:
- a CDS encoding glycosyltransferase family 39 protein has product MRGRDLLLLAALAFSLRAFAIWAVPLAAQAERIECAPDEAGHFWVANEWAHGRAPTWPESSWTIKGSFPPTQYAAQAATVALTRVGLDPDWLYRFPIQVDAVRGYPMARFGSALLGVATVLLLACAAWIWTGSSAAGRAVGLMAAVYPQLIFIGSYSNGDAMTVFAGAVVAWGLARWVRAGEGEHGLAWVGIGSALVLMGKPTGFGILPATGFWLFWAWWRGRIGVRAICVATLSGLVVCGPLLAWNAWRNGGDPLGLWLYGDYVKTAYEARAGDVIPNAEGTFAYLFPASAFGVFRNVDLPLPMPLLAAALVLLVVGLVRATSSLTGAEPATRRGAAWLAASVVITVSLAAWNAWFVDFQPQGRYALLCAILLTAVAVCGPQGARFERGWLRLYLGFLAVCALWTEWILYANPCA; this is encoded by the coding sequence ATGCGCGGTCGAGACCTGCTTCTTCTTGCCGCGCTGGCGTTCTCTCTGCGGGCTTTCGCAATCTGGGCGGTACCGCTGGCTGCCCAGGCCGAACGCATCGAGTGCGCTCCCGACGAGGCCGGCCACTTCTGGGTCGCGAACGAATGGGCGCACGGTCGCGCGCCGACTTGGCCGGAGAGTAGCTGGACGATCAAGGGCTCCTTTCCCCCCACCCAGTATGCGGCGCAGGCGGCGACGGTCGCGCTCACGCGGGTCGGGCTCGACCCGGATTGGCTGTACCGGTTTCCGATTCAGGTCGATGCGGTCCGGGGCTATCCGATGGCGCGATTCGGCAGCGCGTTGCTCGGCGTGGCGACGGTTCTCCTGCTGGCCTGTGCCGCCTGGATCTGGACCGGATCGTCTGCCGCCGGCCGCGCGGTGGGTCTCATGGCCGCCGTATATCCGCAGCTGATCTTCATCGGGTCGTACAGCAACGGCGATGCGATGACCGTCTTCGCGGGCGCGGTGGTGGCGTGGGGGCTGGCGCGCTGGGTGCGGGCGGGAGAGGGCGAACACGGTCTCGCGTGGGTCGGCATCGGCTCTGCGTTGGTTCTCATGGGCAAGCCGACCGGCTTCGGGATCCTTCCGGCTACCGGATTCTGGCTCTTCTGGGCGTGGTGGCGGGGGAGAATCGGTGTGCGGGCGATCTGCGTGGCGACGTTGTCGGGCCTTGTCGTGTGCGGTCCGCTGCTCGCGTGGAACGCATGGCGAAATGGGGGCGACCCGCTGGGTCTGTGGCTGTACGGCGACTACGTCAAAACGGCGTATGAGGCGCGCGCAGGTGATGTGATTCCGAACGCCGAGGGCACTTTCGCGTACCTCTTCCCGGCTTCCGCGTTCGGTGTGTTCCGCAACGTGGACCTTCCACTGCCGATGCCGCTGCTCGCTGCGGCGCTCGTCCTGCTGGTCGTCGGTCTCGTGCGTGCAACGTCGAGCCTGACCGGCGCGGAGCCCGCGACGCGTCGCGGTGCCGCGTGGTTGGCGGCTTCGGTCGTGATCACCGTCTCGTTGGCGGCGTGGAATGCCTGGTTCGTCGACTTCCAACCACAGGGTCGATACGCGCTGCTCTGCGCGATATTGCTGACGGCGGTTGCGGTCTGTGGTCCGCAGGGCGCGAGATTCGAGCGCGGGTGGCTCCGTCTCTACCTGGGTTTCCTCGCAGTCTGCGCGCTCTGGACGGAGTGGATTCTCTACGCCAACCCGTGTGCGTGA
- a CDS encoding sigma-54 dependent transcriptional regulator codes for MSGLVLLVEDDRAIRVLPQRWLEDSGYTVEALDTGEDCLQAVGKCLPDAILLDVNLPGVSGLDVLAAIKDSQHFLPVIMMTSESAVETVVSAMQLGAYDYLVKPLDRTKLVTTLKNAVEKHRMSVRLAQLENGANGVAGMVGSSPVMKSLFARIARVGASDVTVLVNGESGTGKELAARAIHEQSRRSTGPFVALNCAAIPETLQEDELFGHEKGAFTGADQQRAGKFELADRGTLFLDEIGELSPTVQAKLLRAVQERTFQRVGGTREITSNFRLLGATNRDLRAEVAAGNFREDLFYRIAVFELQLPPLRDRREDIPGLALKFLRDFGFASGDRRVGFSGEAMEALMDYAWPGNVRELQNAVQRSAVECVTGTITPAELSPEIRGTNSLLEEANAMANGNGHSLLTAQSPLMRLDELERLAIENALKHTNGNVSAVVRHLGIGRTTLYRKLKKYGLQ; via the coding sequence ATGAGCGGGCTCGTGCTCTTGGTGGAGGACGATCGCGCCATTCGCGTTCTCCCGCAGAGATGGCTCGAGGACTCCGGCTACACGGTGGAGGCCCTCGACACCGGCGAGGATTGCCTGCAGGCGGTGGGGAAATGCCTCCCGGATGCAATCTTGTTGGACGTGAATCTGCCCGGCGTGAGTGGGCTGGACGTGCTGGCGGCGATCAAGGACTCCCAGCACTTCCTCCCGGTCATCATGATGACCTCGGAATCGGCCGTCGAGACGGTAGTGAGCGCCATGCAACTCGGCGCCTACGACTACCTGGTGAAGCCGCTGGACCGCACGAAGCTCGTCACGACCCTGAAGAACGCGGTCGAGAAGCACCGGATGAGCGTGCGACTCGCCCAGCTCGAGAACGGTGCGAATGGCGTAGCGGGGATGGTGGGCTCGTCGCCGGTCATGAAGAGCCTGTTCGCGCGCATTGCGCGCGTGGGTGCGAGCGACGTGACGGTCCTCGTCAACGGCGAGAGCGGCACGGGCAAGGAACTCGCGGCGCGAGCCATCCACGAACAGAGCCGCAGGTCGACCGGACCCTTCGTAGCGCTCAACTGCGCGGCGATCCCGGAGACGCTCCAGGAAGATGAGCTGTTCGGGCACGAGAAGGGCGCCTTCACGGGCGCCGATCAACAGCGCGCCGGCAAGTTTGAGCTCGCGGATCGGGGGACACTGTTTCTCGACGAGATCGGCGAACTCAGCCCGACGGTACAGGCGAAGCTGCTGCGAGCAGTTCAGGAGCGCACGTTCCAGCGAGTCGGCGGGACGCGCGAGATCACGTCGAACTTCCGGCTCCTCGGAGCGACGAACCGTGACTTGAGAGCCGAAGTTGCTGCCGGAAATTTCCGCGAGGATCTCTTCTACCGCATCGCCGTATTCGAGTTGCAGCTGCCGCCTTTGCGGGATCGTAGGGAGGACATCCCGGGGCTCGCCCTCAAGTTTCTGCGGGACTTCGGTTTTGCGAGTGGCGACCGTCGCGTCGGCTTCTCGGGCGAGGCGATGGAAGCGCTGATGGACTACGCGTGGCCCGGCAACGTTCGCGAGCTTCAGAACGCCGTACAGCGCTCCGCGGTCGAGTGCGTCACCGGGACGATCACGCCGGCCGAGTTGTCACCCGAGATTCGCGGCACGAACAGCCTGCTCGAAGAAGCGAACGCGATGGCGAACGGGAATGGCCATTCGCTGCTCACCGCTCAGAGTCCGCTGATGCGTCTCGACGAGCTGGAACGGCTCGCGATCGAGAACGCCCTGAAGCACACGAATGGCAACGTCTCCGCGGTCGTCCGCCATCTCGGCATCGGGCGCACGACGTTGTACCGCAAGCTCAAGAAGTACGGCCTGCAGTAG
- a CDS encoding lipid-transfer protein, with protein sequence MGIGQTRFAKSLGFSETEMAVEAIWRACEDAGISPSEVDGLVRYDIEQTDEEQLLGLLGNPDIGYFAGTPFGGGGSASVLVLAASAIAAGLARHVLVFRSRARGKASSYGRGRHQGGRYWEKLGADLAGLNQWHVPQGLVSAFQEMAMISQRHRIEYGTTDDQYADVAIAFREHAIRNPAAVMRTAMTRADHHASRMIAEPLRLFDCNIETDGAVAMIVTSVQRARDLRQPPAVIRAGAMAAGSHHIRLSTLFGRAPDEESASRVGRRLFEMAECEPGDIDVAFFYDFFTSLVILGLEQYGFAPRGEGGRFVENGGLAWPNGRLVCNTNGGQLSEAFIHGFNNTVEAVRQIRGTSTSQVKDCELAFVAGGNTDPTGAVVLRRDR encoded by the coding sequence GTGGGGATCGGGCAGACCCGGTTTGCGAAGTCGCTCGGCTTTTCCGAGACGGAGATGGCCGTCGAGGCGATCTGGCGTGCGTGCGAAGACGCGGGGATCTCGCCCTCGGAGGTCGATGGTCTCGTACGGTACGACATCGAGCAGACGGACGAGGAGCAGCTGCTCGGCCTGCTGGGGAATCCGGACATCGGCTACTTCGCAGGGACCCCCTTCGGTGGTGGCGGGTCGGCTTCGGTGTTGGTTCTCGCCGCCTCGGCGATCGCGGCGGGCCTGGCACGCCACGTGCTCGTCTTCCGGTCGCGCGCTCGCGGGAAGGCGTCGAGCTACGGTAGGGGCCGACACCAAGGCGGGCGCTACTGGGAAAAGCTCGGTGCCGATCTGGCGGGGTTGAATCAGTGGCATGTGCCGCAGGGCCTGGTCAGCGCCTTTCAGGAAATGGCGATGATCAGTCAGCGGCATCGGATCGAGTACGGCACGACAGATGACCAGTACGCCGATGTTGCCATCGCCTTTCGGGAGCACGCGATTCGGAACCCGGCCGCCGTGATGCGGACGGCGATGACGCGGGCGGATCACCACGCCTCTCGGATGATCGCGGAGCCGTTGCGGCTCTTCGACTGCAACATCGAGACGGATGGCGCGGTCGCCATGATCGTGACCTCGGTGCAGCGCGCCCGGGACCTGAGACAACCGCCCGCAGTGATCCGGGCGGGGGCGATGGCGGCCGGGTCGCATCACATCCGGCTGTCGACCCTTTTCGGTCGGGCGCCGGACGAGGAATCGGCCTCGCGCGTGGGGCGACGACTCTTCGAGATGGCCGAGTGCGAGCCGGGCGACATCGATGTCGCGTTCTTTTACGATTTCTTCACCTCCCTCGTGATTCTCGGTCTCGAGCAGTACGGCTTCGCCCCTCGCGGAGAAGGCGGTCGGTTCGTCGAAAACGGCGGCCTTGCGTGGCCGAACGGACGCCTGGTCTGCAACACAAACGGTGGGCAGCTCTCCGAAGCGTTCATCCACGGCTTCAACAACACGGTGGAGGCCGTCCGTCAGATTCGCGGCACGTCGACGTCTCAGGTGAAGGACTGTGAGCTCGCCTTCGTCGCCGGAGGGAATACGGACCCGACCGGCGCGGTCGTTCTGCGGAGGGACCGATGA
- a CDS encoding cysteine hydrolase translates to MPIDLGALVRPEHTVVLLQECQEGVIGPQSVLPELAKSAQEGLLPSVGKLTTAARAVGVRVVHCLAVPREDGWGRHRNAPLFLATHRSENRLAEGSPGVEVAQGIEVGPDDLVVKRMQGLTPFGYSELDPTLRNEGIRTIIACGVSLNVAILALTFEAVSAGYSVVIPRDAVAGVPAEYGQAVLDNTLRAVATLTNTDDLVSVWDR, encoded by the coding sequence ATGCCGATCGATCTTGGAGCCCTCGTTCGCCCGGAGCACACGGTCGTGCTCCTTCAGGAGTGCCAGGAAGGCGTGATCGGACCGCAGTCCGTCCTGCCGGAGCTCGCGAAGTCGGCGCAGGAGGGACTCCTTCCGAGTGTCGGCAAGCTCACGACCGCCGCACGGGCCGTGGGAGTCCGTGTCGTGCACTGCCTCGCGGTGCCGCGCGAGGACGGGTGGGGGCGGCACCGGAACGCGCCGTTGTTCCTGGCCACGCATCGCTCGGAGAACCGTTTGGCCGAGGGCTCGCCGGGCGTCGAGGTGGCGCAGGGGATCGAAGTCGGGCCCGACGACCTCGTGGTGAAGCGCATGCAGGGGCTCACGCCGTTCGGCTACTCGGAACTCGACCCCACGCTGCGGAACGAAGGCATCCGGACGATCATCGCGTGTGGAGTCTCGCTCAACGTCGCGATTCTCGCACTCACGTTCGAGGCGGTCTCGGCCGGGTACTCCGTCGTGATCCCGCGGGATGCGGTAGCGGGGGTTCCGGCGGAGTACGGCCAGGCCGTTCTGGACAACACGCTACGCGCCGTCGCTACCCTGACGAACACCGATGATCTGGTCTCTGTCTGGGATCGGTAG
- a CDS encoding DUF3604 domain-containing protein: MNILKWLVGTLLVICLFLYAAGRGWITEQWHAGSPQSPAIPAELVEKRENAIEKAATDVGVQDPKQILFGDLHVHTTFSFDAFQMSLPMAGGDGAHPVADACDFARHCAGLDFWSINDHAVTLTPRRWEETVESVRQCNNVAGDGSNPDLVSYLGWEWTQVGTTPETHWGHKNVILRDLADDQIPSRPISAGIPPGLPEAAEIAPNPVLLGGFAVYEAETGGPDFATYMAETLELQDCPQGVPVRDMPMDCREIAPTPADLFAKLDDWDKEAMVIPHGTTWGFYTPLGSSWDKQLTPDQHDPKWQSVVEVFSGHGNSEEYRPLREAILAPDGSWSCPAPAKNFMPSCWRAGQIIQERCVAEKIPAGECAERAAEARQNFIDAAFNGGFSTVPGTKLSDWGDAGQCRDCFQPSFNYRPKSSVQYMMALGRPDQENDRFRFGFIAASDNHSARPGTGYKEFSRKEFTEARFGNFVDTQLGQRDTRDPLPKSERVELSNIITPFANFETERGASFFLTGGLAAVHADGRDRKAIWDAMQRREIYGTSGPRILLWFDLMNGPNGETTPMGSAVEMTDTPLFRARAVGSFEPKAGCPIESRESMNEARLARLCQGECYYPSDVRRPITRIEVVRIQPQTSPNENVDDLIEDPWKVLPCTGGADGCEVTFTDDEFRSSGRDTLYYVRAIEAPSQVVDADPLGCTRDAKGRCVEVSPCFSKPWTDDCLSESEERAWSSPIFVDQGPAAAPAHVTDALPIPDRDQIIGVRQGSDGA, encoded by the coding sequence ATGAACATCCTGAAGTGGCTCGTCGGTACCCTCCTCGTCATCTGCCTCTTTCTCTACGCAGCCGGAAGAGGCTGGATCACCGAGCAGTGGCACGCGGGCTCTCCCCAGTCTCCGGCCATCCCGGCAGAGCTCGTCGAGAAGCGGGAAAACGCGATCGAGAAGGCCGCGACCGACGTCGGCGTCCAGGACCCAAAGCAGATCCTGTTCGGTGATCTGCACGTCCACACGACGTTCTCCTTCGACGCGTTTCAGATGAGCCTACCCATGGCGGGCGGCGACGGCGCTCATCCGGTCGCGGACGCCTGCGACTTCGCGCGCCACTGCGCCGGGCTCGACTTCTGGTCCATCAACGATCACGCCGTCACGCTGACGCCGCGCCGGTGGGAAGAGACAGTCGAATCCGTCCGGCAGTGCAACAACGTGGCGGGCGACGGGTCGAACCCCGATCTCGTCTCCTACCTGGGCTGGGAATGGACGCAGGTCGGCACCACACCCGAGACGCACTGGGGACACAAGAACGTGATCCTGCGCGACCTCGCCGACGACCAGATCCCCTCACGCCCCATCAGTGCCGGCATCCCGCCGGGCCTGCCCGAGGCCGCAGAGATAGCTCCGAACCCGGTCCTCCTCGGCGGCTTCGCCGTCTATGAAGCCGAGACCGGCGGTCCCGACTTCGCGACCTACATGGCCGAGACCCTCGAGCTCCAAGATTGCCCGCAGGGCGTCCCCGTCCGAGACATGCCGATGGATTGCCGCGAGATCGCGCCGACGCCCGCCGACCTCTTCGCCAAGCTCGACGACTGGGACAAGGAAGCCATGGTCATCCCCCATGGGACGACGTGGGGCTTCTACACGCCACTCGGCTCGTCGTGGGACAAGCAGCTCACCCCGGACCAGCACGACCCCAAGTGGCAGAGCGTCGTGGAAGTCTTCTCGGGTCACGGCAATTCCGAGGAGTACCGTCCCTTGCGGGAAGCCATCCTGGCGCCCGACGGCAGCTGGAGCTGTCCGGCCCCGGCGAAGAACTTCATGCCGTCGTGCTGGCGCGCCGGCCAGATCATCCAGGAGCGCTGCGTCGCCGAGAAGATTCCCGCCGGCGAATGCGCCGAGCGGGCGGCGGAGGCACGTCAGAACTTCATCGACGCGGCCTTCAACGGCGGGTTCTCGACGGTACCGGGAACCAAGCTCTCTGACTGGGGGGACGCGGGCCAGTGCCGCGACTGCTTCCAACCCTCCTTCAACTACCGCCCCAAGAGCTCCGTGCAGTACATGATGGCGCTTGGACGCCCCGACCAGGAGAACGACCGCTTCCGCTTCGGCTTCATCGCGGCGAGCGACAACCACTCCGCGCGCCCGGGCACCGGCTACAAGGAATTCTCACGCAAGGAGTTCACCGAGGCGCGCTTCGGCAACTTCGTCGACACACAGCTCGGCCAGCGCGACACGCGCGACCCGCTGCCAAAGTCCGAACGCGTCGAGCTATCGAACATCATCACGCCGTTCGCGAACTTCGAGACCGAACGTGGGGCATCATTCTTCCTGACCGGAGGCCTCGCCGCCGTGCACGCGGACGGCCGCGACCGCAAAGCGATCTGGGACGCGATGCAGCGCCGCGAGATCTACGGAACGAGCGGGCCACGCATCCTTCTGTGGTTCGACCTCATGAACGGCCCGAACGGCGAGACGACGCCGATGGGGAGTGCGGTCGAGATGACGGACACCCCGCTGTTCCGCGCTCGCGCCGTAGGCTCTTTCGAGCCGAAGGCGGGCTGCCCGATCGAGTCCCGCGAATCGATGAACGAGGCGCGCCTCGCCCGACTCTGCCAGGGCGAGTGCTACTACCCCTCCGACGTGCGCCGCCCAATCACCCGGATCGAGGTCGTGCGCATCCAGCCGCAGACGAGTCCGAACGAGAACGTCGACGACCTCATCGAGGATCCGTGGAAGGTTCTCCCATGCACCGGCGGAGCCGACGGCTGCGAGGTCACATTCACCGACGATGAGTTCCGCTCGTCCGGTCGCGACACCCTGTACTACGTTCGCGCGATCGAGGCGCCGAGTCAGGTCGTCGATGCCGACCCACTGGGCTGCACCCGCGACGCGAAGGGCAGGTGCGTGGAAGTGAGTCCGTGCTTCAGCAAGCCGTGGACGGACGACTGTCTCTCGGAGAGCGAAGAGCGCGCCTGGTCCTCACCGATCTTCGTCGATCAGGGGCCGGCGGCCGCGCCGGCGCACGTAACCGATGCTCTACCGATCCCAGACAGAGACCAGATCATCGGTGTTCGTCAGGGTAGCGACGGCGCGTAG
- a CDS encoding OB-fold domain-containing protein, whose translation MSVPWPLPVISADNAGFYEAARAGELRFQRCGACGQFRHYPRPVCSACLSRDFAWELSTGRGVIYTWTIVHGPTLPAFEAKLPYNVVDVLLEENVHFVSEVLDCAPEEIRAGLPVRAVFESVNEDITLVKFRRIE comes from the coding sequence ATGAGTGTGCCGTGGCCGCTTCCCGTGATCAGCGCAGATAACGCAGGCTTTTACGAGGCGGCGCGCGCGGGCGAGCTTCGTTTTCAGCGGTGTGGGGCGTGCGGGCAGTTCCGCCACTATCCGCGACCGGTCTGTTCCGCGTGCCTGTCCCGCGACTTCGCGTGGGAGCTCTCGACGGGCCGCGGTGTGATCTACACGTGGACCATCGTGCACGGGCCGACGCTGCCAGCCTTCGAGGCGAAGCTCCCCTACAACGTCGTGGACGTGTTGCTGGAAGAGAACGTCCACTTTGTGAGTGAGGTCCTGGACTGCGCGCCGGAAGAGATCCGGGCGGGTCTCCCTGTCCGCGCGGTGTTCGAATCGGTGAATGAGGACATCACTCTCGTCAAGTTCCGTCGGATCGAGTAG
- a CDS encoding wax ester/triacylglycerol synthase family O-acyltransferase, with protein MPRYAYERLSAQDQSFLAFETRNVHMHVAATQIYDAGDLATGQGGIDFQKYKRATEAILHLVPRYRQKLKWIPIENRAVWVDDRHFNLDYHIRHTSLPRPGEMDQLARLSQRIMSQPLDRGRPLWEIWVVEGMQDNRFAVITKIHHCMIDGASGVDLSMILMSPTPDRQVDEPVPYIPRPVPSTYELLRDEMLDRVKAPLELIRGVRRFATETEDLRTEVGIRLRALQELAGWAMRGASETPINGPVGPHRRFDWMTMPLNDIKAVRRALGCTVNDIVLATVSGAVRNYLLRRRVDPAELDFRTSAPVSVRKDEDKGKMGNNVSSWIIRLPIGEPDPIRRIEAIHETTQELKRSKQALGVEMMMAAAEWAPSSLLSLGAQAASGPINMIVTNVPGPQFPLYMLGAKLEAMFPVVPLLDNMGLGVALMSYDGKVCWGFNADYEMIPDLSSFVRLIGESFAEIQNGVRLRDVKAPDANAPVAAGGSTPDAKGATTSG; from the coding sequence ATGCCGAGATACGCGTATGAAAGGTTGTCCGCCCAGGACCAGAGCTTCCTGGCGTTCGAGACGCGCAACGTGCACATGCACGTCGCCGCGACCCAGATTTACGACGCCGGAGATCTCGCGACCGGACAGGGCGGCATCGACTTCCAGAAGTACAAGCGCGCCACGGAGGCCATCCTCCATCTCGTGCCTCGCTACCGGCAGAAGCTGAAGTGGATTCCGATCGAGAACCGCGCCGTCTGGGTCGACGACCGGCACTTCAACCTCGACTACCACATTCGGCACACGAGTCTCCCGCGGCCGGGTGAGATGGATCAGCTCGCGCGGCTCTCGCAGCGCATCATGTCCCAGCCTCTCGACCGCGGCCGCCCGCTTTGGGAAATCTGGGTCGTCGAGGGGATGCAGGACAATCGTTTCGCCGTCATCACGAAGATTCACCACTGCATGATCGACGGCGCGTCCGGGGTCGACCTCAGCATGATCCTCATGTCGCCGACCCCCGACCGACAGGTCGACGAGCCGGTTCCGTACATCCCGCGTCCCGTTCCCTCGACGTACGAGCTCCTGCGCGACGAGATGCTCGACCGCGTGAAGGCACCGCTCGAACTGATCCGCGGCGTGCGCCGGTTCGCCACCGAAACCGAAGACCTGCGCACCGAGGTGGGGATCCGTCTGCGCGCTCTGCAGGAACTCGCCGGCTGGGCGATGCGCGGCGCCTCCGAAACTCCAATCAACGGACCCGTCGGACCGCATCGTCGTTTCGATTGGATGACGATGCCTCTCAACGACATCAAGGCGGTCCGCCGCGCACTCGGCTGCACGGTGAACGACATCGTCCTCGCCACCGTCTCGGGCGCCGTGCGCAACTACCTGCTGCGCCGACGCGTCGACCCGGCTGAACTCGATTTTCGCACGTCCGCGCCGGTCAGCGTCCGAAAGGACGAAGACAAGGGCAAGATGGGCAACAACGTCTCATCGTGGATCATCCGTTTGCCCATCGGCGAACCGGATCCGATCCGGCGAATCGAGGCAATCCACGAGACGACCCAGGAGCTCAAGCGCTCCAAGCAGGCGCTCGGCGTCGAGATGATGATGGCCGCCGCCGAGTGGGCCCCGTCGAGCCTCCTCTCCCTCGGCGCCCAGGCCGCGTCCGGCCCGATCAACATGATCGTGACCAACGTCCCGGGGCCCCAGTTCCCGCTCTACATGCTGGGCGCGAAGCTCGAAGCGATGTTCCCGGTCGTCCCGCTCCTCGACAACATGGGCCTCGGCGTCGCTCTCATGAGCTACGACGGCAAGGTCTGCTGGGGCTTCAACGCGGACTACGAGATGATCCCCGACCTGTCTTCCTTCGTAAGGCTCATCGGGGAGTCCTTCGCGGAGATCCAGAACGGGGTCCGCCTGCGAGACGTCAAGGCTCCGGACGCCAACGCGCCCGTCGCCGCGGGCGGGAGCACCCCGGATGCGAAGGGAGCCACGACCAGCGGCTGA
- a CDS encoding CoA pyrophosphatase translates to MSSLPLFSPAAIEVDAGTVRRYFASVGPESDVLIRNFHHEEPVSPSLYRSARAASVLIPLTDAPKPQLLMTRRQHSISAPGQICFPGGTREPSDPNPTATALRETREEIGIAAEAVEPLGTLGRYYSHSGHEITPVVAVLHPPYELRPDPSEVDEVVYLDASDAFRPDAYRLVQHDPDHPRAHYHVSAGPKPITGPTVCVLMHLYQCLADFLEREQPS, encoded by the coding sequence GTGAGTTCTCTTCCTCTCTTCTCCCCTGCCGCCATCGAGGTCGACGCCGGGACGGTGCGACGCTACTTCGCCTCCGTCGGCCCCGAATCCGATGTGCTGATCCGGAACTTTCATCACGAGGAGCCGGTCTCGCCGTCCCTCTACCGCAGCGCACGTGCGGCGTCGGTTCTGATTCCGCTGACGGACGCGCCGAAACCGCAGCTCTTGATGACGCGCCGGCAGCATTCGATCTCCGCGCCGGGCCAGATCTGTTTCCCCGGCGGCACCCGCGAACCGAGCGACCCGAACCCCACCGCGACGGCGCTACGCGAGACCCGCGAGGAAATCGGGATCGCTGCCGAAGCCGTCGAACCACTCGGAACTCTCGGCCGGTACTACAGCCATAGCGGCCATGAGATCACGCCAGTAGTGGCGGTCCTGCATCCGCCGTACGAGCTTCGACCGGACCCGTCCGAAGTGGATGAGGTCGTGTACCTCGACGCGAGCGACGCCTTTCGCCCCGATGCTTACCGTCTCGTACAACACGATCCCGACCACCCTCGTGCACATTACCACGTCTCCGCGGGCCCCAAACCGATCACCGGGCCAACGGTGTGCGTCCTCATGCACCTCTACCAGTGCCTCGCCGACTTCCTCGAACGCGAGCAGCCTTCCTAG
- a CDS encoding haloalkane dehalogenase, with protein MPISPESRYVKKKTEVLGKQMAYIDEGEGDPIVFLHGNPTSSYLWRNVMPHLEGQGRLIAPDLIGMGDSEKLVPSDAGTYRFVEHRQYLDALLEQLGVTENLTLVIHDWGSSLGFDWANRHRDAVSGIAFMEAIVMPLTWEQWPQAATPPFQQFRSDAGEKMILEQNAFIEMVLPTSILRKLSDEEMNEYRRPFARGGEDRRPTLTWPRQIPLAGEPADVVEIVRSYGEWLLSSDVPKLFINAEPGAILRGDAADFCRSWPNTQETTVNGIHFVQEDSPDEIGQAISDWRKGL; from the coding sequence ATGCCCATCTCGCCCGAGTCCCGGTACGTCAAGAAGAAGACCGAAGTCCTCGGCAAGCAGATGGCCTACATCGACGAGGGCGAAGGCGATCCGATCGTCTTTCTGCACGGGAATCCGACCTCGTCGTACCTCTGGCGGAACGTCATGCCGCATCTCGAGGGTCAGGGCCGGCTGATAGCGCCCGACCTGATCGGGATGGGCGACTCCGAGAAGCTCGTGCCGAGCGATGCGGGCACCTACCGCTTCGTCGAGCATCGTCAGTACCTCGACGCGCTCCTCGAGCAGCTGGGCGTCACCGAGAACCTCACGCTCGTCATTCACGACTGGGGGTCGAGCCTCGGCTTCGACTGGGCGAACCGGCACCGCGACGCCGTTTCCGGGATCGCCTTTATGGAGGCGATCGTGATGCCCCTCACCTGGGAGCAGTGGCCGCAAGCGGCGACACCGCCGTTCCAGCAATTCCGATCCGACGCCGGCGAGAAGATGATTCTCGAGCAGAACGCCTTCATCGAGATGGTCCTTCCGACCTCGATTTTGCGGAAGCTCTCCGACGAAGAGATGAACGAGTATCGCCGCCCCTTCGCGCGGGGAGGCGAGGATCGCCGCCCCACCCTCACTTGGCCGCGGCAGATCCCTCTCGCGGGGGAGCCCGCCGACGTGGTCGAGATCGTCCGGAGCTATGGCGAGTGGCTGCTGTCGTCCGACGTACCGAAGCTGTTCATCAACGCGGAGCCCGGCGCCATCCTGCGCGGCGACGCGGCCGACTTCTGCCGCTCCTGGCCGAACACCCAGGAGACGACGGTCAACGGCATTCACTTCGTCCAGGAAGACTCCCCCGACGAGATCGGCCAAGCCATCTCCGACTGGAGAAAAGGCCTCTAG